The Ahaetulla prasina isolate Xishuangbanna chromosome 3, ASM2864084v1, whole genome shotgun sequence genome window below encodes:
- the RMDN1 gene encoding regulator of microtubule dynamics protein 1 isoform X2 has product MALGRVVAVRHWLRSCSFLETRFFCEAPRIKCGCSRQLSSGHGGKRGVEVFEKSRIFKRGFIFSTLSYLGYNTYLVISQSAMVCADMKIGEILDQADYLYGSGETEKLYQLLSEHKNSENAQVLWRLARALRDLAQLSQTSAEKKKQLAYEALDYAKKALEKDNTCYSVHKWYAICLSDVGDYEGVKNKISSAFVIKEHFQKAIDLNPKDATSLHLMGIWCYTFADMPWYQRNIAAILFSTPPSSTYEEALQYFQKAENVEPNFYSKNLLFLGKTYMKLNNKKMALLWLTKARDRLPHTEEDKQVKVKVPLAHTC; this is encoded by the exons ATGGCGCTGGGAAGGGTGGTGGCGGTGCGACATTGGCTTCGAAGTTGCTCTTTCCTGGAGACCCGTTTCTTTTGCGAGGCTCCAAGAATAAAATGCGGCTGCAGCCGTCAACTTTCTTCAGGCCATGGAGGAAAAAGGGGAGTCGAG gtgtTTGAAAAATCCAGAATTTTCAAAAGAGGATTTATATTCTCAACATTATCCTACCTGGGATACAACACTTATCTAGTAATCTCTCAGTCTGCTATGGTTTGTGCTGATATgaaaa TTGGTGAAATCCTAGATCAAGCAGACTATCTCTACGGAAGTGGAGAAACCGAAAAGCTTTATCAGTTGCTGAGTGAACACAAAAACAG TGAAAATGCACAAGTGTTATGGCGTCTGGCACGAGCTTTACGAGACCTTGCTCAGCTTAGTCAAACTTCagcagaaaaaaagaagcagctgGCTTATGAAGCCCTTGATTATGCAAAGAAGGCACTTGAGAAAGACAACACTTGTTATAGCGTACACAAG tgGTATGCAATATGCCTCAGTGATGTGGGAGATTATGAAGGAGTAAAGAATAAAATCTCCAGTGCTTTTGTTATTAAGGAACATTTTCAG AAAGCAATTGATCTGAATCCAAAGGATGCTACTTCACTTCATCTTATGGGCATTTG GTGTTACACATTTGCTGATATGCCATGGTATCAGAGGAACATAGCTGCTATTTTATTCTCAACACCACCCAGCTCTACCTATGAAGAA GCATTACAGTACTTTCAAAAGGCTGAAAATG TTGAACCAAATTTCTATAGTAAAAACTTGCTGTTCTTGGGAAAGACTTAcatgaaattaaataataaaaagatggcCCTTCTCTGGCTAACAAAAGCTAGAGATCGGCTACCACATACAGAGGAAGATAAACAG
- the RMDN1 gene encoding regulator of microtubule dynamics protein 1 isoform X3 codes for MQLGFCSFRTFSEREHGAFPVWITDMRKGCGGVEQAVPVSGERVFEKSRIFKRGFIFSTLSYLGYNTYLVISQSAMVCADMKIGEILDQADYLYGSGETEKLYQLLSEHKNSENAQVLWRLARALRDLAQLSQTSAEKKKQLAYEALDYAKKALEKDNTCYSVHKWYAICLSDVGDYEGVKNKISSAFVIKEHFQKAIDLNPKDATSLHLMGIWCYTFADMPWYQRNIAAILFSTPPSSTYEEALQYFQKAENVEPNFYSKNLLFLGKTYMKLNNKKMALLWLTKARDRLPHTEEDKQVQKEALEVLNSI; via the exons ATGCAACTCGGTTTTTGTTCCTTCAGGACTTTTTCAGAAAGGGAACATGGGGCTTTTCCGGTGTGGATCACAGACATGCGAAAAGGCTGTGGAGGAGTTGAACAAGCAGTTCCTGTTTCCGGAGAAAGG gtgtTTGAAAAATCCAGAATTTTCAAAAGAGGATTTATATTCTCAACATTATCCTACCTGGGATACAACACTTATCTAGTAATCTCTCAGTCTGCTATGGTTTGTGCTGATATgaaaa TTGGTGAAATCCTAGATCAAGCAGACTATCTCTACGGAAGTGGAGAAACCGAAAAGCTTTATCAGTTGCTGAGTGAACACAAAAACAG TGAAAATGCACAAGTGTTATGGCGTCTGGCACGAGCTTTACGAGACCTTGCTCAGCTTAGTCAAACTTCagcagaaaaaaagaagcagctgGCTTATGAAGCCCTTGATTATGCAAAGAAGGCACTTGAGAAAGACAACACTTGTTATAGCGTACACAAG tgGTATGCAATATGCCTCAGTGATGTGGGAGATTATGAAGGAGTAAAGAATAAAATCTCCAGTGCTTTTGTTATTAAGGAACATTTTCAG AAAGCAATTGATCTGAATCCAAAGGATGCTACTTCACTTCATCTTATGGGCATTTG GTGTTACACATTTGCTGATATGCCATGGTATCAGAGGAACATAGCTGCTATTTTATTCTCAACACCACCCAGCTCTACCTATGAAGAA GCATTACAGTACTTTCAAAAGGCTGAAAATG TTGAACCAAATTTCTATAGTAAAAACTTGCTGTTCTTGGGAAAGACTTAcatgaaattaaataataaaaagatggcCCTTCTCTGGCTAACAAAAGCTAGAGATCGGCTACCACATACAGAGGAAGATAAACAG GTACAAAAAGAAGCTTTGGAAGTACTAAATTCTATATGA
- the RMDN1 gene encoding regulator of microtubule dynamics protein 1 isoform X1, whose translation MALGRVVAVRHWLRSCSFLETRFFCEAPRIKCGCSRQLSSGHGGKRGVEVFEKSRIFKRGFIFSTLSYLGYNTYLVISQSAMVCADMKIGEILDQADYLYGSGETEKLYQLLSEHKNSENAQVLWRLARALRDLAQLSQTSAEKKKQLAYEALDYAKKALEKDNTCYSVHKWYAICLSDVGDYEGVKNKISSAFVIKEHFQKAIDLNPKDATSLHLMGIWCYTFADMPWYQRNIAAILFSTPPSSTYEEALQYFQKAENVEPNFYSKNLLFLGKTYMKLNNKKMALLWLTKARDRLPHTEEDKQVQKEALEVLNSI comes from the exons ATGGCGCTGGGAAGGGTGGTGGCGGTGCGACATTGGCTTCGAAGTTGCTCTTTCCTGGAGACCCGTTTCTTTTGCGAGGCTCCAAGAATAAAATGCGGCTGCAGCCGTCAACTTTCTTCAGGCCATGGAGGAAAAAGGGGAGTCGAG gtgtTTGAAAAATCCAGAATTTTCAAAAGAGGATTTATATTCTCAACATTATCCTACCTGGGATACAACACTTATCTAGTAATCTCTCAGTCTGCTATGGTTTGTGCTGATATgaaaa TTGGTGAAATCCTAGATCAAGCAGACTATCTCTACGGAAGTGGAGAAACCGAAAAGCTTTATCAGTTGCTGAGTGAACACAAAAACAG TGAAAATGCACAAGTGTTATGGCGTCTGGCACGAGCTTTACGAGACCTTGCTCAGCTTAGTCAAACTTCagcagaaaaaaagaagcagctgGCTTATGAAGCCCTTGATTATGCAAAGAAGGCACTTGAGAAAGACAACACTTGTTATAGCGTACACAAG tgGTATGCAATATGCCTCAGTGATGTGGGAGATTATGAAGGAGTAAAGAATAAAATCTCCAGTGCTTTTGTTATTAAGGAACATTTTCAG AAAGCAATTGATCTGAATCCAAAGGATGCTACTTCACTTCATCTTATGGGCATTTG GTGTTACACATTTGCTGATATGCCATGGTATCAGAGGAACATAGCTGCTATTTTATTCTCAACACCACCCAGCTCTACCTATGAAGAA GCATTACAGTACTTTCAAAAGGCTGAAAATG TTGAACCAAATTTCTATAGTAAAAACTTGCTGTTCTTGGGAAAGACTTAcatgaaattaaataataaaaagatggcCCTTCTCTGGCTAACAAAAGCTAGAGATCGGCTACCACATACAGAGGAAGATAAACAG GTACAAAAAGAAGCTTTGGAAGTACTAAATTCTATATGA